The genomic region CAGGTGTATTTACGACGGCGATTATTACTTTCATCGCTGCCTGGAATGAGTTTCTACTAACGGTTACGTTAAATTCAAATGCTGAGTATCACACTGTGCCTGTAGCCATCTCATTTTTACGAACACAATTCACCATTTTATGGGGTGAAGTAGCAGCAGCTACAGCGATTGTTACCATTCCAACCTTAATTGTTGTACTTGTATTCCAAAAGCAGATCGTATCAGGATTAACATCAGGTGGAGTAAAAGAATAATAGCATCCCGGTATGCCTCCTTCATAAGTGGAGGTGTGCTGGGTTCTTAATAGGAGTGAAAGCATCATGACATGGACAATTCATTCACAATCAACAGAGCTAGACAAGCTACTATTGGAAGAGAGCTTATTTTTCAATGGCAATGGTTATATCGGAGTCAGAGGAAATCTAGAAGAAGGTCATACAAACGGTACACGGAGTATTCGCGGTACCTATTTGAATGCCTTTCATGACATTGTAGATATCCAATATGGTGAGAAACTGTATGCTTTTCCAGAGACTCAGCAAAAACTACTAAATATCATCGATACCCAAACAATACAGATTTATATTGGAAATGAGGAAGAAAGATTTTCTCTTTCAGAGGGAGAAGTTCTTTCCTATGACAGATATCTTCACTTAGATAAAGGAATGACTGAACGTCACGTTCATTGGAAATCGCCAAAAGGAAATGAAATAAAGCTTGTCTTTAAAAGGTTAGTTTCATTTACGGAAAGGGAACTATTTGTACAGTACATACATCTCATTCCTGTAACACCGGCATTACAGGTGAAAATCATGACAACGTTAAATGGGGATGTTGAAAACTTTACAGACCCAAATGACCCACGTGTTGCGAGTGGACATGCAAAGCGATTACGTGTTACGGATGTAAAGTTAGTGGATGAGGCTGCCTTTGTTGAAGTTGAAACGTACACATCAGGCTTAAAGGCTGCAGCACTTTCAACTGTTTCTGTTCATGAAAATGAGGCTTCTATTACGAATGAAGTAGAGGAAAATGGAGTCACATCTACTGTTTCGTTTACGTTGAATAGTGAAACTTCCTTTGAAAAGAGAACATTTTTTGCTGATACATTACGGTACGATGATATTCAATCGACGGTAATCCAGTGTAACGACAAGGTATCCCACTTAACATTTGAACAGCTTTGTGAAGATCAGAAGAACTATTTAGAACGCTTCTGGGGAAATACAGATGTTACGATTCAAGGAGAAGCTCAGCTTCAAGAAGGAATTAGGTTTAACTTGTACCATTTATTACAATCTGCAGGACAAGATGGTGTATCGAATATTGCAGCGAAGGGACTATCTGGAGAAGGTTACGAAGGGCATTATTTCTGGGACACAGAAATTTATTTACTTCCCATGTTCACGATGACAAATCCAGAGCTGGCAAAGAAACTATTAATGTACCGTTACTCCATTTTAGATGGTGCAAGGCAACGAGCAATGGAAATGGGCCACAAAAAAGGAGCGCTTTTTCCGTGGAGAACAATTGCTGGAACAGAAAGCTCGGCTTATTTCCCTGCAGGAACAGCACAGTATCATATAAGTGCTGACATCGCGCATAGCTATATTCAATATTATCTGGCAACTGGGGATTTTGAATTTATAGAAGAAGCAGGAGCAGAGGTATTGATTGAAACAGCTCGTCTTTGGATTGAAACCGGGCATTATCATAATGGTCAGTTTAGAATTGATACCGTTACAGGTCCTGACGAATATACGTGTATTGTCAATAACAATTACTATACAAATGCAATGGCTAAGCAAAACTTACAGTGGGCAGTGAAAGCAGCAAAGCTTATAGAGGAGAAGGCTCCAGAAGTTTGGTTGAAATTAAAGAGCAAAATTCAGTTAGAGGAACAAGAGCTGACTGGTTTTGAACATGCTGCAGAACATATGCTTTTGTTAGTTGATAAGGAGTTAGGAATTAACCCACAGGACGATACATTTTTACAAAAAGAAGTGTGGGATTTTGAAAGTACAAAAGAGGAACAATATCCACTTCTTTTACATTACCATCCACTCACGCTGTATCGCTATCAAGTTTGTAAACAAGCAGATACCGTTCTATCTCATTTCCTACTGGAGGATGAACAATCAGAAGAAATTATGAAGAACTCGTATGATTACTATGAGAAAATTACGACACATGATTCCTCCTTGTCATCTTGTGTATTCAGTATGATGGGAGCACGTGTCGGTTATCTCGATAAGGCATATGACTACTTCATCGAAACAGCAAGGTTAGACTTGGACAATACACATGGTAATACGAAGGACGGTCTCCATATGGCGAATATGGGTGGTACATGGATGGCCATCACAGCAGGCTTTGCAGGAATGCGAGTGAAAGAAACAGGGCTACTTTTCCGTCCACAGCTACCAAAGCAGTGGAAAGGTTACTCATTCCGTATTCAATATCGAAATAGTCTTATCCATATCGAAGTGAACAGCGATCATATACAGTTCTCTTTATTATCTGGTGAGGGATTAAGCGTAAATGTTTGGGAACAAAAGGTTGAGATTCGAAATGAACAACCAATAACAATACCAATGAAAAGAGGTGTCTAAATGATCAAGGCATTCATTTTTGATTTGGACGGAGTCATTACGGATACAGCGGAATATCATTATTTAGCTTGGAAAGCTCTTGCAGAAGAAGTTGGAATAACATTTGACCGAGAATTTAACGAAAAGTTAAAGGGCGTGTCAAGAATGGATTCTCTAGAACGAATATTGGAACTAGGGGGAAAACAGCATGATTTTTCTATAGAAGAAAAAGAACAGCTTGCCACGAAAAAAAATGAACATTATAAGCAACTGATTGCAGGCATTACAGCTGCCGATATACTACCTGGTATTGAAGAACTGCTTAAAGAAATTAAGAAAAACGGGTATTTACTAGGGTTAGCCTCTGCTAGTAAAAATGCTCCTGAAGTACTTCGTTCATTAGGTTTATATGATCAATTTGATTGTATTGCTGATGCTGCAGCAGTTGAAAAAAGTAAACCTGCACCAGATATCTTTCTATTAGCTGCCAGTATGTTAAAGGTTGAGCCTTCACAATGTATCGGTATAGAAGATGCTGAAAGCGGAATAGAAGCCATCCAAAGTGCGAATATGTTCTCTGTCGGAGTAGGTGATGAAGAAAGTTTAAAAAGTGCGGATTATTATGTACCTGATACAACAGAACTATCACTTCAAGCTATTTTAAATGCTTCTCATCATTAAGAGAAAGTGGCTGGGACATAAGTATTTCAGCAAATGAAAAACCCCGACTATTAGAGGATGTTTTAATTAAGCATTCACTAATGGTTGGGGTTTATTTGTTGACTCATATGTTTGATTGACTAGAGAGGAAGACACTCTTCACTCATGCGGGTAGTAGAGAAAAGGTTAGGAGAAGGAAGAGCAGTCAAATAGATTTGGTGAATACATTCGGGAGAAATAGATATAAAGTAAACTGGAAGTCTAGTAATATAGTAGAATAAATTGCAGAATTAGGGAAGAATGAGTAAAATATAGTATTATACATCTTTTTACCATATATATAAAGTCCTAATAGGCGGCGTGTATTGAAAATATACAAGATGAAATATTCCATACTACTATGCAATGTATTTTGTAACTAATAGTGTAGGCTTTACAGATGGCAAAAATTTTACCCTTATTAGGAAAAATGGTGCAGACATAATACTCGTGCAGACAACATCCACTATGCTCTTATCAAGGTAATAGAGAGGGGAAGACTATGGAATTCAAATATGTCGACCATTTAAGAGATGCCTTCTTTGTCTTAGACAAAAATTGGTGCTTTACCTATTTAAATAATGAAGCAGAAAATTTGTTACAAAAAACGAAAGAAGAACTTATAGGTTCTCTAGTGTGGAGTGAGTTTAAAGAGGCTAAGGATTCGTCATTCTATGAAAATTATTATAAAGCATTTAACGAAAGTAAAACGGTTGAATTTCAAGAGTATTATCCCCCTTTAAAAACATGGTTTGATGTGAGAGCATATCCGATTGAAGAAGGATTGGCTGTGCATTTTCGGGATGTGAGTGAATCTAAAAAATTACTCTCTGAGAGCAGAGAACATTACCGGTCACTGTTTGATCAAAATCCTAATGCAGTGTTTTCATTTGACCTAGAGGGAAACTATTTGTCAATTAATGATAGCTTTGAGGATCTTCTTGGTTATACAAGAGAAGAGTATCTACAAATGAATTTTACTCCTCTTGTAATTCCAGAGCATTTAGCGAAAACACAATTTCATTTTGAAAAGGCTGCTAAAGGTGTGCCACAGACATATGAAGTGACATGCTTAACGAAAAGCCAAAATAGAGTTCATGTAAATGTTACGAATGTACCGATAGTTGTAGAAGGGAAAATTGTGGGTGTTTACGGAATTGCAAAGGATATTACGAAGAGTAAGCAAACCGAATTAGAGTTAAAGGAAACAGAAGTAAGTTTGCGATCTGCACTTCGAGTTGCAAAATTAGGAAGCTGGGAATGGCATTTAGCAAGTGACAGGCTTTTATGGTCGGAAGAGATGGTTAAGCTGATTGGGTGGGATGTGGATCCTGCTACATTAACGTATCAGCAGTTCTTACTCTTTGTCCACCCTTTGGATCGTACGAAAATGAATGAAAATTTGGAAGTTGCGTTGACTAACAAACAATTTAATTTGCATTTCCGAATTATGAAACCGGATGGACAAATTCGGTTTATCGAGTCTAACGGAGAGGCGCTGTTTGATGAAAAGGGATATGCGATAAAAATTATCGGCACTTCTCAGGATGTGACGGAACGAACAATTGAGCAAGAAAGCTTGAGAAGAAGTGAAGAGCTGTACGAACTCATTACAACGAACTCCCAAGATATTATCATGTACATCAAGCTGGAAGGTAACATCCGTTTTGTATCGCCTGCTGTGGAGAAAGTATTAGGATATAAACCTGAACAATTACATGGCGTGTCTGTTAAAGAACTGATTCACCCTGATGAATTAGAAGAAGTGCTAAAGATAAATCTTAATAAAACAGATGTTTTTACAGGGCGCTTCCTTCACAGAGATGGACATTACGTATGGATTGAGACATCACTAAAGGTCATACACCATTCTAATGGGGTCATTGATAAAATATTGGCAATTGGTCGAGATATTACAGAGCGTATAACAGCCAAAGAGTTAATGGTGAAGTCAGAGAAACTTAACATGGCAGGTCAGCTGGCTGCAGGGATCGCACATGAAATTAGAAATCCGTTAACAGCGATAAAAGGGTTCCTTCAGTTAATGGAACAAGGTCATACGATGAGACGGGAGTACTTCAATATTGTTGGATCAGAACTTACTAGAATAGAGTTTATACTGAATGAGTTACTTCTATTGGCTAAGCCGACTATCATGAAGTTCGAACAAAGAGAGGTTACTTCAATTTTATCCCAAGTCACGACATTACTGGACACTGAGGCAATATTAAAAAATGTAATAGTAAGAACAAGGTTTCAGGACGACATCTATATACACTGTGATGAAAATCAACTTAAACAGGTGTTTATTAATTTTGTTAAAAATGCAATTGAGTCCATGCCAAATGGGGGATATATTGATATTGACGCAAAGCGGGTTAAAGATACTGTGAACATTATGATTAAAGATGAAGGATGCGGTATACCTGAAGATAAGCTAAAGCAAATTGGTCAACCATTTTTTACAACAAAGGAAAAAGGAACAGGCCTTGGACTTGCAGTAAGCTATAGTATTATTGAAAATCATAAGGGCGAAATCTCTGTTGAAAGCAAAGAAAACCAGGGAACGACCATCTTTGTCAAGTTGCCTGTGTTTGGTTTTGATCCTATTAATAAAATTGAAGAAGTCATAACAATGCATTAAAAAAACCTAATTCTCCTACGAAGACCCCCATAGAGAAAATGATAGAAACGAAATGTGTAGTAACATGTTGTTTCTTGGGGCAGATAACCTCAGGGATAAACTTGAGGAGGGAATAAATTGGGTATTCTTGCTAAGGATATAGACTTGTTGTTAGAAGCCACGATTGAGTTAGAAGAAGATTTTGAATTTGACTTTTTATTAGAAGATATTGATATAGACGTATTACTTGCTAATACTGAAAGCTGGTAAGCTAGACGAGGAGTCTAGCTTTTTTCTATTCCATTATATGAAAGGTTTCATACCCTTTCCAAATTCCTCAACGATAAAAGTTATGTAGTTAATTTGATCATCGTCAAGCTTAAATGTTGTTTTAACTTTTTGTTCTAGATCTTCAGTAATTCTTCTTTTTCCCAATTCCACTAAAGCAATTAACGAATAGCTGCAATTAATTGCTCTGGCAAAGTCACGTTGTGTCATATTAAAGTGAGTACGTATTGATTTAATCTTTTCTTTCTCCATCTTAATATACCACCCCGATAAAAATAGTTACTCTTAGAATATAGGAAATTTATAGGAATTGAAACAAAAATCAGGCAAAATATTTGTCAAAAAAATGAACGGTAAAAGAAGTTCAAAATAGAACATACTAAAAGAGAAATGGCGAATGCTGTTTCCATCAATCACAATTAAAGGGGTGTAGTCATGGGCATTTTAAGCGGAAATCCACAAAATGAACCTTTGCATTATGGTGAAGTTCATGGTGTATGGAGTTATTTAGCTGGTTCAAAGGCGATGACTGCAGGTTATCAAGTGTATCTTAATCATACAGGTGATAAAGACCTTCGTAAAATCATAGAAGATATGATTGATACAATGAAGGATGAAACAGAGCAACTAGAAGTGATCTTAAAGGCAAACGGAATTGCCTTACCACCAGCACCTCCTGAACGACCTGAAGCGAATATCGAGGAAATTCCTCCTGGTGCAAGAGTAAATGACCCTGAAGTTAGTGCTGCGCTTTCGGCGGATGTAGCAGCAGGCTTAATTATGTGCAGCCAACAAATGGCGCAGGCAATACGTGAAGATATTGCCGTAATGTTTGGTCAGTTCCATACAGTGAAAGCTCAGTATGGATTAAAACTATTACGATTAAATAAAGAAAAAGGCTGGTTAGTGCCGCCACCTTTACATGTAAAAATACCGGAACAGGTCTAACAGCAAGAGCGAGGTTTACCTCGTTCTTTTTTATATAGGCTGTTTTTCTATAAATTGTTGTGTTTCAAATAATACGAATACAGCGTTCATTCTCATTTCCGATAAATGGTTCAATTTCGCCAGAATACAGTCACCATCGCCAATAAAAAAGTATATTCGCCGAAACAACGATCATTTTCGCCGATAAGCCAATAGAAATCGCCGATAAATGGTTCAATTTCGCCGGAATATGGCCACTACCGCCGATAAAAATATAAATTCGCTGAAACAACGATCATTTTTGGCATTAAATGGTTCAATTTCGCCGGAATACATCCATCACCTCCAATAAAATATAAATTCATCAAAGGATATAGACTATCTATTCGAAATGAATCGCGACAACGTTTAGAAATAAAGCCTAAATAACCAGAAAAAAATTTGTATTTATCCGAAACCAATCTTTACATAGAGCGTATATAATATCAACTAATTAAGAAGGTAGGAGAAAAATATGAAAAATGCTCATGAGATAGAATATCAGCTTCATGGTGATGATATGCAATTTGTAGAAATTGAACTAGATCCAGGTGAAAGTGCCATTGCAGAAGCTGGCGGTATGATGATGATGGAAGACGGTATCGAAATGGAAACAGTCTTTGGCGATGGCTCAGCCTCACAAAGTAAAGGCTTACTAGGCAAATTAGTAGGAGCAGGAAAACGTTTAGTAACGGGTGAGAGTTTATTCATGACGGTCTTTACAAACCAAGGGGCAGGTAAGAAACATGTATCATTTGCAGCTCCATATCCAGGCAAAATTATTCCGGTTGATTTAAGTGAAATGAATGGAAAAGTGATTTGTCAAAAGGATGCTTTTCTCTGTGCAGCGAAGGGTGTCTCGGTAGGAGTGGAATTTCAACGAAAATTAGGAACAGGCTTCTTTGGCGGCGAAGGCTTTATCATGCAAAAACTTGAAGGAGATGGTCTTGCATTTTTACATGCAGGTGGTACGATACAACGCAGAGACTTGAAGCCAGGGGAAAAGCTTAGAATTGATACTGGCTG from Bacillus sp. BGMRC 2118 harbors:
- a CDS encoding glycoside hydrolase family 65 protein → MTWTIHSQSTELDKLLLEESLFFNGNGYIGVRGNLEEGHTNGTRSIRGTYLNAFHDIVDIQYGEKLYAFPETQQKLLNIIDTQTIQIYIGNEEERFSLSEGEVLSYDRYLHLDKGMTERHVHWKSPKGNEIKLVFKRLVSFTERELFVQYIHLIPVTPALQVKIMTTLNGDVENFTDPNDPRVASGHAKRLRVTDVKLVDEAAFVEVETYTSGLKAAALSTVSVHENEASITNEVEENGVTSTVSFTLNSETSFEKRTFFADTLRYDDIQSTVIQCNDKVSHLTFEQLCEDQKNYLERFWGNTDVTIQGEAQLQEGIRFNLYHLLQSAGQDGVSNIAAKGLSGEGYEGHYFWDTEIYLLPMFTMTNPELAKKLLMYRYSILDGARQRAMEMGHKKGALFPWRTIAGTESSAYFPAGTAQYHISADIAHSYIQYYLATGDFEFIEEAGAEVLIETARLWIETGHYHNGQFRIDTVTGPDEYTCIVNNNYYTNAMAKQNLQWAVKAAKLIEEKAPEVWLKLKSKIQLEEQELTGFEHAAEHMLLLVDKELGINPQDDTFLQKEVWDFESTKEEQYPLLLHYHPLTLYRYQVCKQADTVLSHFLLEDEQSEEIMKNSYDYYEKITTHDSSLSSCVFSMMGARVGYLDKAYDYFIETARLDLDNTHGNTKDGLHMANMGGTWMAITAGFAGMRVKETGLLFRPQLPKQWKGYSFRIQYRNSLIHIEVNSDHIQFSLLSGEGLSVNVWEQKVEIRNEQPITIPMKRGV
- the pgmB gene encoding beta-phosphoglucomutase, whose translation is MIKAFIFDLDGVITDTAEYHYLAWKALAEEVGITFDREFNEKLKGVSRMDSLERILELGGKQHDFSIEEKEQLATKKNEHYKQLIAGITAADILPGIEELLKEIKKNGYLLGLASASKNAPEVLRSLGLYDQFDCIADAAAVEKSKPAPDIFLLAASMLKVEPSQCIGIEDAESGIEAIQSANMFSVGVGDEESLKSADYYVPDTTELSLQAILNASHH
- a CDS encoding PAS domain S-box protein; translated protein: MEFKYVDHLRDAFFVLDKNWCFTYLNNEAENLLQKTKEELIGSLVWSEFKEAKDSSFYENYYKAFNESKTVEFQEYYPPLKTWFDVRAYPIEEGLAVHFRDVSESKKLLSESREHYRSLFDQNPNAVFSFDLEGNYLSINDSFEDLLGYTREEYLQMNFTPLVIPEHLAKTQFHFEKAAKGVPQTYEVTCLTKSQNRVHVNVTNVPIVVEGKIVGVYGIAKDITKSKQTELELKETEVSLRSALRVAKLGSWEWHLASDRLLWSEEMVKLIGWDVDPATLTYQQFLLFVHPLDRTKMNENLEVALTNKQFNLHFRIMKPDGQIRFIESNGEALFDEKGYAIKIIGTSQDVTERTIEQESLRRSEELYELITTNSQDIIMYIKLEGNIRFVSPAVEKVLGYKPEQLHGVSVKELIHPDELEEVLKINLNKTDVFTGRFLHRDGHYVWIETSLKVIHHSNGVIDKILAIGRDITERITAKELMVKSEKLNMAGQLAAGIAHEIRNPLTAIKGFLQLMEQGHTMRREYFNIVGSELTRIEFILNELLLLAKPTIMKFEQREVTSILSQVTTLLDTEAILKNVIVRTRFQDDIYIHCDENQLKQVFINFVKNAIESMPNGGYIDIDAKRVKDTVNIMIKDEGCGIPEDKLKQIGQPFFTTKEKGTGLGLAVSYSIIENHKGEISVESKENQGTTIFVKLPVFGFDPINKIEEVITMH
- a CDS encoding helix-turn-helix transcriptional regulator, whose protein sequence is MEKEKIKSIRTHFNMTQRDFARAINCSYSLIALVELGKRRITEDLEQKVKTTFKLDDDQINYITFIVEEFGKGMKPFI
- a CDS encoding DUF3231 family protein → MGILSGNPQNEPLHYGEVHGVWSYLAGSKAMTAGYQVYLNHTGDKDLRKIIEDMIDTMKDETEQLEVILKANGIALPPAPPERPEANIEEIPPGARVNDPEVSAALSADVAAGLIMCSQQMAQAIREDIAVMFGQFHTVKAQYGLKLLRLNKEKGWLVPPPLHVKIPEQV
- a CDS encoding TIGR00266 family protein, whose translation is MKNAHEIEYQLHGDDMQFVEIELDPGESAIAEAGGMMMMEDGIEMETVFGDGSASQSKGLLGKLVGAGKRLVTGESLFMTVFTNQGAGKKHVSFAAPYPGKIIPVDLSEMNGKVICQKDAFLCAAKGVSVGVEFQRKLGTGFFGGEGFIMQKLEGDGLAFLHAGGTIQRRDLKPGEKLRIDTGCLVALTREVDYNIEFVGKVKTAFFGGEGLFFATVQGPGTVWIQSLPFSRLADRIFASAPKNGGSTGEGSILGGIGNILNGD